In one Buteo buteo chromosome 10, bButBut1.hap1.1, whole genome shotgun sequence genomic region, the following are encoded:
- the IER5 gene encoding immediate early response gene 5 protein, protein MEFKLEAHRIVSISLGKIYSARGQRGGLKLHKNLLVSLVLRSARQVYLSEPGCPPEPPPAACGPPEEEPPPPCSTAWAAGEPPPPQDEAARGGPRLPGADCEGPRPRRCCCGCSCCCCAAAAAGGGEANRADCATAGAATPPPPHCPRKRSAGERGQAGSPVKKPRREVEEPPPSPPGEQEDMETGNVASLISIFGSSFSGLLSKEPKGRRRAPLDSGEAAATTTSTSPSEAAAEPGQICCDEPVLRTLNPWSTAIVAF, encoded by the coding sequence ATGGAGTTCAAGCTGGAGGCGCACCGCATCGTCAGCATCTCGCTGGGCAAGATCTACAGCGCGCGGGGCCAGCGCGGCGGCCTCAAGCTCCACAAGAACCTCCTGGTGTCGCTGGTGCTGCGCAGCGCCCGGCAGGTCTACCTGAGCGAGCCGGGCTGCCCGCCCgagccgccccccgccgcctgcGGGCCCCCCGaggaggagccgccgccgccctgcAGCACCGCCTGGGCGGCCGGCGAGCCGCCGCCCCCGCAGGACGAGGCGGCTAGGGGCGGCCCGCGGCTGCCCGGCGCGGACTGCGAGGGCCCCCGGCCGCGGCGCTGTTGCTgcggctgcagctgctgctgctgcgcggcggcggcggcggggggaggcgaGGCGAACCGCGCGGACTGCGCCACCGCCGGGGCCGCGACGCCCCCGCCGCCCCACTGTCCGCGGAAGCGGAGCGCCGGCGAGCGGGGCCAGGCGGGTTCCCCGGTGAAGAAGCCCCGTCGCGAGGTGGAGGAgccgccgccgtcgccgccgGGCGAGCAGGAGGACATGGAGACGGGCAACGTGGCCAGCCTCATCAGCATCTTCGGCTCCAGCTTCTCGGGACTGCTCAGCAAGGAGCCCaagggccggcggcgggcgccccTTGACAGCGGCGAGGCGGCGGCGACGACGACGTCGACGTCGCCCTCCGAGGCGGCGGCCGAGCCGGGACAGATCTGCTGCGACGAGCCGGTGCTGCGGACCCTCAACCCCTGGAGCACGGCCATCGTGGCCTTCTGA
- the STX6 gene encoding syntaxin-6: MSMEDPFFVVKGEVQKAVNTAQGLFQRWTELLQDPSIATREEIDWTTNELRNNLRSIEWDLEDLDETINILSANPRKFNLDATELGIRKAFITSTRQVVREMKDQMSNSSMQALAERKNRQALLGESGSQSWSSGPDKYSRLDRELQLANSHFIEEQQAQQQLIVEQQDEQLELVSGSIGVLKNMSQRIGGELEEQAVMLDDFSHELDSTQSRLDNVMKKLAKVSHMTSDRRQWCAIIVLFVILLVVLILFFVL; this comes from the exons aTGTCGATGGAGGACCCCTTCTTCGTGGTGAAGGG GGAGGTGCAGAAAGCCGTGAACACCGCCCAGGGGCTCTTCCAGAGGTGGACAGAGCTCTTGCAAGATCCCTCCATTGCCACAAGAGAAGAAATCGACTGGACCACTAATGAGCTCAGGAACAATCTGCGGAGCATCGAGTGGGACCTGGAAGACTTGGATGAAACAATTAATATCCTTTCT GCAAACCCACGGAAATTCAACCTCGATGCGACAGAGCTGGGTATCAGGAAAGCCTTTATCACGAGCACACGGCAGGTGGTCAGG GAAATGAAGGATCAGATGTCAAACTCCTCCATGCAAGCActggctgaaagaaaaaacagacag GCACTCCTGGGAGAAAGTGGGAGTCAGAGTTGGAGCTCTGGACCTGACAAATACAGCCGTCTGGACCGGGAGCTGCAATTAGCAAATTCACACTTCATTGAGGAGCAGCAAGCTCAACAACAG TTGATTGTGGAGCAGCAAGATGAGCAGTTGGAGCTGGTCTCTGGCAGCATTGGGGTGCTGAAGAACATGTCCCAGCGCATTGGCGGGGAGCTGGAGGAGCAAGCAGT GATGCTGGACGACTTCTCCCATGAGTTAGACAGCACTCAGTCGCGGCTTGATAACGTCATGAAGAAGCTCGCCAAAGTGTCTCACATGACAAGCG atcGACGGCAGTGGTGTGCAATTATTGTCCTCTTCGTCATCTTGCTGGTGGTGCTCATCCTGTTTTTCGTCCTGTGA
- the KIAA1614 gene encoding uncharacterized protein KIAA1614 homolog isoform X2, whose amino-acid sequence MEGGSPAETWRVLRPPKQHGQSGGRTPALPEHPEAARGPHAILESKVKALKEKRGGGRPGTPTAAPERVSPKKPRPRRGKPGSDTASSEPRAQLRTYLTDGLLDGGEPVAGGPQAPAPRAGTPGLWRVPAPKGDVPGVTELPGDEGSGSRGSASPHERPPLEEEARTPPQDEGGLSVSPTAAEGWERLSLAERVERNRRLLQEVLGFAAPEVPASDGDWDSGVSLQDAEGCRAFVPGQELELSPRHEQAKQLLQRARMKARTNPLRASHDILLLTAAAAAVPHPREPSGRPSIAPRDGGSLSDSSSGESSCGRPRRPRGPSPSRVRFEDESARDAEVRYLERLQLRHRRALGSVLSSTELAGGGQPGDGAGQPKAQSGDLVVGGKCSACGSFLGAAAASRGADAPAATDAAESSPAGQGSIPGDSGGSSAARPEPKTRALGPRGSPLWILPSRQRIHTEKIKETYIGDVTYIDEVDSALESTDTSDGCRTDSEEAGPRSPHPRGHRDPRARGHKAPRAAPQPEARAGKGTCAPSGGPRAEDGGSGGATSQTGAVCPPPLGRAGSREDGDPHQHSGGSKGVGSTAHPPRQPSEPLDSSLQPAASTPMLGTHLPAPPPTKKACSQVPCRKALFSGGSRRASSQGARGPEPDGGSAAPPQPGGTVGPEERRGPCSPRWLPGSPLHALSTNNCNNTHGQDPPGTGRVTGASSHPTAGPAPQEAAHPPGEAARSTAHGHVVDEHRPSPSREPGRPASRKGSSASASGLKKLLCSLSQSTKQRLGRFRCYSMEQLPAPGSNPPDGPGMKKSPSLQSLRLVSPFCQPPKAVSVQSLHPFLGKTPRASAYLLPQTAADRKGSSGPRRSLSVEDIGVPGRLRAVGRVVEVFPDGTSQLELQRPPHGAFGFCVTSGHGRPDTGVYVQEMTDAGTAKLYAGLLGVGDEILQVNGAAVSGLGLARIRELLLQADTLSLRVLRHRPAPR is encoded by the exons ATGGAGGGGGGCTCTCCCGCTGAGACGTGGCGGGTGCTGCGGCCCCCCAAGCAGCACGGCCAGAGCGGCGGCCGAACCCCCGCGCTGCCGGAGCACCCCGAGGCCGCCCGTGGCCCCCACGCCATCCTGGAGAGCAAGGTGAAGGCGCTGAAGGAGAAGCGGGGGGGTGGCCGGCCGGGGACCCCCACGGCCGCCCCCGAGCGTGTCTCACCCAAgaagccccggccccggcgggggaAGCCGGGATCGGACACGGCATCGTCGGAGCCGCGGGCTCAGCTCCGCACCTACCTGACGGACGGGCtgctggatgggggggagcCTGTGGCCGGTGGCCCCCAAGCCCCGGCACCCCGCGCCGGCACCCCGGGGCTCTGGCGGGTGCCGGCACCCAAGGGAGACGTGCCGGGAGTCACCGAGCTCCCCGGGGATGAGGGCAGCGGGTCTCGCGGCTCTGCCTCCCCCCACGAGAGACCCCCCCTGGAAGAAGAGGCACGAACTCCGCCGCAGGACGAGGGGGGTCTGTCTGTGTCCCCCACCGCAGCAGAGGGCTGGGAGAGGCTCTCGCTGGCCGAGAGGGTGGAGAGGAACCGGcggctgctgcaggaggtgctGGGCTTCGCCGCCCCCG AGGTGCCGGCGAGCGATGGGGACTGGGACTCAGGGGTCTCGCTGCAGGACGCCGAGGGCTGCAG GGCCTTTGTCCCCGGGCAGGAGCTCGAGCTGAGCCCGCGGCACGAGCAGgccaagcagctgctgcagcgcGCCCGCATGAAGGCTCGGACGAACCCCCTCCGCGCCAGCCACgacatcctcctcctcaccgctgccgccgccgccgtcccgcACCCCAG GGAGCCCAGCGGGAGGCCGAGCATCGCCCCGCGGGACGGCGGGAGCCTGAGCGACTCGTCGAGCGGGGAGTCGAGCtgcgggcggccgcggcggccccggggacCGTCTCCGTCCCGCGTCCGCTTCGAGGACGAGTCGGCCCGCGACGCCGAGGTGCGGTACCTGGAGCGGCTGCAGCTGCGGCACCGGCGGGCGCTGGGCTCGGTGCTCTCCTCGACGGAGCTGGCTGGCGGCGGGCAGCCGGGGGACGGGGCCGGCCAGCCCAAAGCCCAGAGCGGCGACCTCGTGGTCGGGGGCAAGTGCAGCGCCTGCGGCTCCTTCctcggtgccgccgccgccagccggGGCGCGGACGCCCCGGCGGCCACCGACGCGGCTGAAAGTAGCCCCGCGGGGCAAGGAAGCATCCCAGGGGATAGCGGGGGGTCAAGCGCCGCCCGGCCGGAGCCCAAAACCAGGGCTCTGGGCCCCCGGGGGTCCCCGCTGTGGATCCTCCCCTCCCGGCAGCGCATCCACACCGAGAAGATCAAGGAGACGTACATCGGGGACGTCACCTACATCGACGAGGTGGACTCGGCCCTGGAGAGCACCGACACTTCCGACGGCTGCCGGACGGACAGCGAGGAGGCAGGACCCCGCAGCCCCCACCCACGGGGGCACCGGGACCCCCGGGCTCGCGGGCACAAGGCCCCCCGTGCCGCCCCGCAGCCGGAGGcgagggctgggaaggggacGTGCGCGCCCAGCGGTGGCCCCCGCGCAGAGGACGGGGGCTCGGGTGGTGCCACAAGCCAGACGGGGGCTGTTTGCCCCCCGCCGCTGGGGAGAGCCGGTAGCAGGGAGGACGGGGACCCCCACCAGCATTCGGGGGGCAGCAAGGGGGTGGGAAGCACCGCTCATCCCCCGCGGCAGCCTAGTGAGCCCCTGGACTCCTCCTTGCAGCCGGCGGCCAGCACCCCCATGCTGGGCACCCacctccccgctccccctcccACCAAAAAGGCCTGCTCCCAGGTGCCTTGCAGGAAAGCCCTCTTCTCCGGTGGCAGCCGCCGGGCATCGAGCCAAGGAGCCCGAGGCCCAGAGCCTGATGGTGGGAGCGCTGCACCCCCTCAGCCCGGGGGCACGGTGGGGCCGGAGGAGCGGCggggtccctgcagccccaggtgGCTCCCGGGGAGCCCCCTCCATGCCTTGTCCACCAACAACTGCAACAACACCCACGGGCAGGACCCCCCGGGGACGGGCAGAG TTACAGGGGCGTCGTCACACCCCACCGCTGGCCCTGCACCCCAGGAGGCTGCTCATCCCCCCGGGGAAGCTGCCAGGAGCACGGCACACGG GCACGTGGTGGACGAGCATCGTCCCTCTCCATCCAGGGAGCCGGGGCGGCCAGCGAGCCGCAAGGGCAGCAGTGCTTCGGCGTCGGGGCTGAAGAAGCTCCTGTGCAGCCTGAGCCAGAGCACCAAGCAGCGCCTGGGTCGCTTCCGCTGCTACAGCATGGAGCAGCTCCCGGCCCCCGGCAGCAACCCCCCGGATGGCCCCGGCATGAAGAAGTCGCCTTCTCTGCAGTCCCTGCGGCTG GTGTCGCCCTTCTGCCAGCCCCCAAAAGCCGTCTCTGTCCAGAGCCTGCACCCCTTCCTGGGCAAGACACCCCGTGCCAGCGCCTACCTTCTGCCCCAGACCGCAGCTGACAG gaaGGGGAGCTCAGGGCCGCGGCGCTCGCTGAGCGTGGAGGACATCGGGGTGCCCGGCCGGCTGCGTGCGGTGGGGCGCGTGGTGGAGGTCTTCCCCGATGGAACcagccagctggagctgcagcgACCCCCCCACGGCGCCTTCGGGTTTTGCGTCACCTCTGGGCACGGCCGGCCTGACACAG GTGTCTACGTGCAGGAGATGACGGACGCCGGCACGGCCAAGCTGTACGCGGGGCTCCTAGGCGTGGGGGACGAGATCCTGCAGGTCAATGGGGCGGCCGTctcggggctggggctggcccgTATCCgtgagctgctgctccaggcgGACACCCTGTCCCTCCGCGTGCTCAGGCACCGACCGGCACCCCGGTAG
- the KIAA1614 gene encoding uncharacterized protein KIAA1614 homolog isoform X1, with protein MEGGSPAETWRVLRPPKQHGQSGGRTPALPEHPEAARGPHAILESKVKALKEKRGGGRPGTPTAAPERVSPKKPRPRRGKPGSDTASSEPRAQLRTYLTDGLLDGGEPVAGGPQAPAPRAGTPGLWRVPAPKGDVPGVTELPGDEGSGSRGSASPHERPPLEEEARTPPQDEGGLSVSPTAAEGWERLSLAERVERNRRLLQEVLGFAAPEVPASDGDWDSGVSLQDAEGCRAFVPGQELELSPRHEQAKQLLQRARMKARTNPLRASHDILLLTAAAAAVPHPREPSGRPSIAPRDGGSLSDSSSGESSCGRPRRPRGPSPSRVRFEDESARDAEVRYLERLQLRHRRALGSVLSSTELAGGGQPGDGAGQPKAQSGDLVVGGKCSACGSFLGAAAASRGADAPAATDAAESSPAGQGSIPGDSGGSSAARPEPKTRALGPRGSPLWILPSRQRIHTEKIKETYIGDVTYIDEVDSALESTDTSDGCRTDSEEAGPRSPHPRGHRDPRARGHKAPRAAPQPEARAGKGTCAPSGGPRAEDGGSGGATSQTGAVCPPPLGRAGSREDGDPHQHSGGSKGVGSTAHPPRQPSEPLDSSLQPAASTPMLGTHLPAPPPTKKACSQVPCRKALFSGGSRRASSQGARGPEPDGGSAAPPQPGGTVGPEERRGPCSPRWLPGSPLHALSTNNCNNTHGQDPPGTGRVTGASSHPTAGPAPQEAAHPPGEAARSTAHGHVVDEHRPSPSREPGRPASRKGSSASASGLKKLLCSLSQSTKQRLGRFRCYSMEQLPAPGSNPPDGPGMKKSPSLQSLRLVSPFCQPPKAVSVQSLHPFLGKTPRASAYLLPQTAADSRKGSSGPRRSLSVEDIGVPGRLRAVGRVVEVFPDGTSQLELQRPPHGAFGFCVTSGHGRPDTGVYVQEMTDAGTAKLYAGLLGVGDEILQVNGAAVSGLGLARIRELLLQADTLSLRVLRHRPAPR; from the exons ATGGAGGGGGGCTCTCCCGCTGAGACGTGGCGGGTGCTGCGGCCCCCCAAGCAGCACGGCCAGAGCGGCGGCCGAACCCCCGCGCTGCCGGAGCACCCCGAGGCCGCCCGTGGCCCCCACGCCATCCTGGAGAGCAAGGTGAAGGCGCTGAAGGAGAAGCGGGGGGGTGGCCGGCCGGGGACCCCCACGGCCGCCCCCGAGCGTGTCTCACCCAAgaagccccggccccggcgggggaAGCCGGGATCGGACACGGCATCGTCGGAGCCGCGGGCTCAGCTCCGCACCTACCTGACGGACGGGCtgctggatgggggggagcCTGTGGCCGGTGGCCCCCAAGCCCCGGCACCCCGCGCCGGCACCCCGGGGCTCTGGCGGGTGCCGGCACCCAAGGGAGACGTGCCGGGAGTCACCGAGCTCCCCGGGGATGAGGGCAGCGGGTCTCGCGGCTCTGCCTCCCCCCACGAGAGACCCCCCCTGGAAGAAGAGGCACGAACTCCGCCGCAGGACGAGGGGGGTCTGTCTGTGTCCCCCACCGCAGCAGAGGGCTGGGAGAGGCTCTCGCTGGCCGAGAGGGTGGAGAGGAACCGGcggctgctgcaggaggtgctGGGCTTCGCCGCCCCCG AGGTGCCGGCGAGCGATGGGGACTGGGACTCAGGGGTCTCGCTGCAGGACGCCGAGGGCTGCAG GGCCTTTGTCCCCGGGCAGGAGCTCGAGCTGAGCCCGCGGCACGAGCAGgccaagcagctgctgcagcgcGCCCGCATGAAGGCTCGGACGAACCCCCTCCGCGCCAGCCACgacatcctcctcctcaccgctgccgccgccgccgtcccgcACCCCAG GGAGCCCAGCGGGAGGCCGAGCATCGCCCCGCGGGACGGCGGGAGCCTGAGCGACTCGTCGAGCGGGGAGTCGAGCtgcgggcggccgcggcggccccggggacCGTCTCCGTCCCGCGTCCGCTTCGAGGACGAGTCGGCCCGCGACGCCGAGGTGCGGTACCTGGAGCGGCTGCAGCTGCGGCACCGGCGGGCGCTGGGCTCGGTGCTCTCCTCGACGGAGCTGGCTGGCGGCGGGCAGCCGGGGGACGGGGCCGGCCAGCCCAAAGCCCAGAGCGGCGACCTCGTGGTCGGGGGCAAGTGCAGCGCCTGCGGCTCCTTCctcggtgccgccgccgccagccggGGCGCGGACGCCCCGGCGGCCACCGACGCGGCTGAAAGTAGCCCCGCGGGGCAAGGAAGCATCCCAGGGGATAGCGGGGGGTCAAGCGCCGCCCGGCCGGAGCCCAAAACCAGGGCTCTGGGCCCCCGGGGGTCCCCGCTGTGGATCCTCCCCTCCCGGCAGCGCATCCACACCGAGAAGATCAAGGAGACGTACATCGGGGACGTCACCTACATCGACGAGGTGGACTCGGCCCTGGAGAGCACCGACACTTCCGACGGCTGCCGGACGGACAGCGAGGAGGCAGGACCCCGCAGCCCCCACCCACGGGGGCACCGGGACCCCCGGGCTCGCGGGCACAAGGCCCCCCGTGCCGCCCCGCAGCCGGAGGcgagggctgggaaggggacGTGCGCGCCCAGCGGTGGCCCCCGCGCAGAGGACGGGGGCTCGGGTGGTGCCACAAGCCAGACGGGGGCTGTTTGCCCCCCGCCGCTGGGGAGAGCCGGTAGCAGGGAGGACGGGGACCCCCACCAGCATTCGGGGGGCAGCAAGGGGGTGGGAAGCACCGCTCATCCCCCGCGGCAGCCTAGTGAGCCCCTGGACTCCTCCTTGCAGCCGGCGGCCAGCACCCCCATGCTGGGCACCCacctccccgctccccctcccACCAAAAAGGCCTGCTCCCAGGTGCCTTGCAGGAAAGCCCTCTTCTCCGGTGGCAGCCGCCGGGCATCGAGCCAAGGAGCCCGAGGCCCAGAGCCTGATGGTGGGAGCGCTGCACCCCCTCAGCCCGGGGGCACGGTGGGGCCGGAGGAGCGGCggggtccctgcagccccaggtgGCTCCCGGGGAGCCCCCTCCATGCCTTGTCCACCAACAACTGCAACAACACCCACGGGCAGGACCCCCCGGGGACGGGCAGAG TTACAGGGGCGTCGTCACACCCCACCGCTGGCCCTGCACCCCAGGAGGCTGCTCATCCCCCCGGGGAAGCTGCCAGGAGCACGGCACACGG GCACGTGGTGGACGAGCATCGTCCCTCTCCATCCAGGGAGCCGGGGCGGCCAGCGAGCCGCAAGGGCAGCAGTGCTTCGGCGTCGGGGCTGAAGAAGCTCCTGTGCAGCCTGAGCCAGAGCACCAAGCAGCGCCTGGGTCGCTTCCGCTGCTACAGCATGGAGCAGCTCCCGGCCCCCGGCAGCAACCCCCCGGATGGCCCCGGCATGAAGAAGTCGCCTTCTCTGCAGTCCCTGCGGCTG GTGTCGCCCTTCTGCCAGCCCCCAAAAGCCGTCTCTGTCCAGAGCCTGCACCCCTTCCTGGGCAAGACACCCCGTGCCAGCGCCTACCTTCTGCCCCAGACCGCAGCTGACAG caggaaGGGGAGCTCAGGGCCGCGGCGCTCGCTGAGCGTGGAGGACATCGGGGTGCCCGGCCGGCTGCGTGCGGTGGGGCGCGTGGTGGAGGTCTTCCCCGATGGAACcagccagctggagctgcagcgACCCCCCCACGGCGCCTTCGGGTTTTGCGTCACCTCTGGGCACGGCCGGCCTGACACAG GTGTCTACGTGCAGGAGATGACGGACGCCGGCACGGCCAAGCTGTACGCGGGGCTCCTAGGCGTGGGGGACGAGATCCTGCAGGTCAATGGGGCGGCCGTctcggggctggggctggcccgTATCCgtgagctgctgctccaggcgGACACCCTGTCCCTCCGCGTGCTCAGGCACCGACCGGCACCCCGGTAG